One Nocardia iowensis DNA window includes the following coding sequences:
- a CDS encoding NUDIX hydrolase — MAHSSTIHETLTAVFQVRRFPANITAGPSPADARNEIIGRCPPGQRTELAVLLWERALDPQKGTWSLPGGRLRDDEDLDTSARRQLAEKVDVRELAHLEQLSVFSAPDRVPPPRRIASAYLGLVPLTADPQLPADTDWHPVSALPPMSFDHGTVVDHARTRLAAKLSYTNIAFALAPADFTMSTLREIYCAALGYEVDTTNLQRVLSRRKVITPTGETRAPGRAGGRPAAVYRYTDSGIRVTDEFAALRPPT, encoded by the coding sequence GTGGCCCATAGTAGCACCATCCATGAAACGCTCACCGCGGTGTTCCAGGTTCGCCGCTTCCCCGCGAACATCACCGCAGGTCCGAGCCCTGCCGACGCCCGGAACGAGATCATCGGCCGCTGTCCGCCCGGACAACGGACCGAATTGGCGGTGCTGCTGTGGGAGCGCGCGCTTGACCCTCAAAAGGGCACCTGGTCGCTTCCTGGCGGCCGTTTGCGCGACGACGAGGACCTCGACACCTCGGCGCGCCGCCAGCTCGCCGAGAAGGTCGATGTGCGCGAATTGGCCCACCTCGAGCAGCTGTCGGTCTTCAGCGCCCCGGACCGGGTCCCGCCGCCGCGCCGCATCGCCTCGGCCTATCTCGGCTTGGTGCCGCTAACCGCGGACCCACAGCTACCTGCCGACACCGACTGGCATCCGGTCTCCGCGCTGCCCCCGATGTCCTTCGACCACGGCACCGTCGTCGACCACGCCCGCACTCGGCTGGCCGCCAAACTCTCCTACACCAATATCGCGTTCGCCCTCGCCCCCGCCGACTTCACCATGTCCACGTTGCGTGAAATCTATTGCGCCGCGCTCGGTTACGAGGTCGACACGACGAATCTGCAACGAGTCCTCTCCCGCCGCAAGGTGATCACTCCCACCGGCGAGACCCGCGCACCGGGCCGTGCGGGCGGCCGCCCCGCCGCCGTCTACCGCTACACCGACTCCGGCATCCGCGTCACCGACGAATTCGCGGCACTGCGTCCACCGACCTGA
- the nadA gene encoding quinolinate synthase NadA, with protein MATMGAKLAPPLMGQVLDGPSGFTGVEATPEWAREIKRLARERNATILAHNYQLPEIQDVADHVGDSLALSRIAAEAPEDTIVFCGVHFMAETAKILSPAKTVLIPDQRAGCSLADSITAADLRAWKAEFPNAVVVSYVNTTAEVKALTDICCTSSNAVDVVASIDPDREVLFLPDQFLGAHVKRVTGRENMHIWAGECHVHAGINGDELTEQARTHPDADLFVHPECGCATSALYLAGEGAFPADRVHILSTGGMIDAARDVQQRRLGNGEQGQSTQVLVATEVGMLHQLRKAAPGIDFQAVNDRASCKYMKMITPAALLRCLVEGRDEVHVDPETAARGRNSVQRMIEIGNPGGGE; from the coding sequence ATGGCGACGATGGGTGCGAAACTGGCGCCTCCGCTGATGGGGCAGGTGTTGGACGGGCCGTCGGGGTTCACGGGTGTCGAGGCAACCCCGGAGTGGGCGCGGGAAATCAAGCGGCTGGCCCGCGAACGAAACGCGACGATCCTCGCGCACAACTATCAGTTGCCGGAGATCCAGGACGTGGCCGATCACGTCGGCGACTCGCTGGCACTGTCGCGGATCGCCGCTGAGGCACCCGAGGACACCATTGTGTTCTGCGGCGTGCACTTCATGGCCGAGACCGCGAAGATCCTCAGCCCCGCCAAGACCGTCCTCATCCCGGACCAGCGAGCGGGCTGCTCGCTCGCGGACTCCATCACGGCGGCGGATCTGCGTGCCTGGAAGGCCGAATTCCCGAACGCGGTGGTGGTGTCCTACGTGAACACCACCGCGGAAGTGAAGGCGCTCACCGATATCTGCTGCACCTCGTCCAACGCGGTCGACGTTGTCGCCTCGATCGACCCGGACCGCGAGGTGCTGTTCCTGCCGGATCAGTTCCTCGGCGCGCACGTCAAGCGGGTCACCGGACGCGAGAACATGCACATCTGGGCCGGCGAATGCCACGTGCACGCGGGCATCAACGGCGACGAGCTGACCGAACAGGCGCGCACCCACCCGGACGCGGACCTGTTCGTGCATCCCGAATGCGGTTGCGCCACTTCGGCGTTGTACCTGGCGGGCGAGGGCGCGTTCCCGGCCGACCGGGTGCACATCCTGTCCACCGGCGGCATGATCGACGCGGCACGGGACGTGCAGCAGCGGCGGCTCGGCAACGGCGAGCAGGGGCAGTCGACCCAGGTGCTGGTCGCCACTGAGGTCGGCATGCTGCACCAGTTGCGAAAGGCCGCCCCCGGCATCGACTTCCAGGCCGTGAACGACCGGGCATCGTGCAAGTACATGAAGATGATCACCCCGGCGGCGTTGCTCCGCTGCCTGGTCGAGGGCCGCGATGAGGTCCATGTCGATCCGGAAACCGCCGCGCGCGGCCGTAATTCGGTGCAGCGGATGATCGAGATCGGCAATCCCGGTGGTGGTGAGTGA
- a CDS encoding L-aspartate oxidase — MTPVSIDWETEADLVVIGGGVAGLTAARTASLRGLRVLTLSKGGATDTSTQYAQGGIAVVAPHGDSVESHVHDTVEAGAGLCDGEAVRSIVEGGQAAVAALTDLGAVFDLARDGQISRTREGGHSTRRIIHAGGDATGAEVQRALNAAGLPVLFGAAACRILTGPAGVQGVLAVSEKGFGVVHAPAVLLATGGLGQLYALSTNPPGATADGIALALWAGASVADFEFVQFHPTVLYTPGGVGRRPLISEAVRGEGAILVDSEGDSVTADVHPRGDLAPRDVVSRAIAARMRALGTDHVYLDARAIDGFAQRFPTITASCLAIGIDPRSDLIPVAPAAHYQCGGVVTDTHGRTAVPGLYAAGEVARTGLHGANRLASNSLLEGLVVGERAGVAAAERLAERRQVTEIAIRATEYADREVLQELMTTHASVVRDGAGLAEAMKRLDDAVTPAEAESTVARRITGLEDAALTVAARSLLLAASARTESRGCHTRSDHPAPDERLRRPLSVVLDDDGSPRLDQ; from the coding sequence ATGACTCCGGTGTCGATCGACTGGGAGACCGAGGCCGATCTGGTGGTGATCGGTGGCGGTGTCGCCGGGCTGACGGCGGCGCGCACCGCGTCGCTGCGTGGCCTGCGGGTGCTCACCCTCAGCAAGGGCGGCGCCACCGACACGTCGACGCAGTACGCCCAAGGTGGCATCGCTGTGGTTGCGCCGCACGGTGATTCGGTGGAATCACACGTGCACGACACCGTCGAGGCCGGTGCCGGGCTGTGCGACGGCGAGGCGGTGAGGTCCATAGTCGAAGGCGGACAGGCGGCGGTAGCGGCGCTGACCGACCTGGGTGCCGTGTTCGATCTGGCCAGGGACGGGCAGATCTCGCGGACCCGCGAGGGCGGGCACAGCACCCGGCGCATCATCCACGCGGGCGGCGATGCCACCGGTGCGGAGGTGCAGCGCGCGTTGAACGCGGCCGGGCTTCCGGTGCTGTTCGGCGCGGCGGCCTGCCGGATTCTCACCGGGCCTGCCGGTGTGCAGGGCGTTCTCGCGGTGTCCGAGAAGGGGTTCGGCGTTGTGCACGCACCGGCGGTGCTGCTGGCGACCGGCGGGCTCGGCCAGCTGTACGCGTTGAGTACCAATCCGCCCGGTGCGACTGCCGACGGTATCGCGCTCGCGCTGTGGGCCGGGGCGAGCGTGGCCGATTTCGAGTTCGTGCAGTTCCACCCGACCGTGCTGTACACGCCCGGCGGGGTAGGACGACGTCCGCTGATCAGCGAGGCGGTACGCGGCGAAGGCGCGATTCTCGTGGATTCCGAAGGTGATTCGGTGACCGCGGACGTGCATCCGCGCGGCGATCTGGCACCACGCGACGTGGTCTCCCGGGCGATCGCCGCGCGGATGCGGGCGCTCGGCACCGATCACGTCTACTTGGATGCCAGAGCGATAGACGGTTTCGCGCAACGGTTCCCGACGATCACGGCGTCCTGCCTCGCCATCGGCATCGATCCGCGCAGCGACCTGATCCCGGTCGCCCCCGCCGCGCACTACCAATGCGGCGGCGTGGTGACCGATACCCACGGCCGCACCGCCGTACCCGGCCTCTACGCGGCGGGTGAAGTCGCGCGGACCGGCCTGCACGGCGCGAATCGGCTGGCGTCCAACAGCTTGCTCGAAGGTCTCGTCGTCGGTGAACGCGCCGGTGTTGCCGCCGCCGAACGCCTCGCCGAGCGTCGGCAAGTCACCGAAATTGCCATCCGCGCAACGGAGTACGCGGATCGTGAGGTGCTGCAAGAGCTGATGACCACGCACGCTTCGGTCGTTCGCGACGGCGCGGGCCTGGCGGAGGCGATGAAACGGCTGGACGACGCCGTGACACCGGCGGAAGCCGAATCGACCGTCGCCCGGCGGATCACCGGCCTCGAAGACGCCGCCCTGACCGTGGCCGCGCGCAGTCTGCTCCTGGCAGCGTCCGCCCGCACCGAAAGCCGCGGCTGCCACACCCGATCCGACCACCCCGCCCCCGACGAACGGCTCCGCCGCCCGCTGTCGGTGGTGCTGGACGACGACGGCAGTCCCCGGCTGGACCAATGA
- the nadC gene encoding carboxylating nicotinate-nucleotide diphosphorylase has protein sequence MGLASGLDLDGVLALIRTALDEDLRYGPDITTEATVPADAVVKASVVPRQAGTVAGLDVGLLVLDEVIGAGNYEVTGRVADGTRVTAGQSVLTVVAPTRGLLTAERTMLNLVCHLSGIATATAAWVDAVAGTECEIRDSRKTLPGLRALQKYAVRVGGGVNHRMGLGDAALIKDNHVVAAGSVVDALRAVRALAPDIACEVEVDSLEQLDAVLAENVELVLLDNFPLWQTQAAVQRRNATAPDTKLESSGGLGIDVAADYARTGVDYLAVGALTHSVRVLDLGLDM, from the coding sequence ATGGGTTTGGCTAGCGGGCTGGATCTGGATGGGGTGCTTGCGCTTATTCGGACTGCGCTGGATGAGGACCTGCGGTACGGGCCGGACATCACGACGGAGGCTACGGTGCCCGCCGATGCGGTGGTGAAGGCGTCGGTGGTGCCGCGACAGGCGGGGACGGTGGCGGGGCTCGATGTCGGGCTGCTGGTGCTCGACGAGGTGATCGGCGCGGGGAATTACGAGGTCACCGGCCGCGTCGCCGACGGAACCCGGGTCACCGCAGGACAATCCGTCCTCACCGTGGTCGCTCCCACCCGCGGCCTGCTCACCGCCGAACGCACCATGCTCAACCTGGTCTGCCATCTTTCCGGGATCGCCACCGCCACCGCAGCCTGGGTCGATGCGGTCGCGGGCACGGAGTGCGAGATCCGGGACAGCCGCAAGACCCTGCCCGGCCTGCGTGCCCTGCAGAAGTACGCGGTCCGGGTCGGCGGCGGGGTGAACCACCGGATGGGGCTCGGCGACGCCGCGCTGATCAAGGACAACCACGTCGTCGCGGCGGGCTCGGTGGTCGATGCCCTGCGTGCCGTCCGCGCACTCGCCCCCGACATTGCCTGCGAGGTCGAGGTGGACAGCCTCGAACAGTTGGACGCCGTCCTCGCCGAAAACGTGGAACTCGTGCTGCTGGACAACTTCCCGCTGTGGCAGACCCAGGCCGCCGTGCAACGGCGCAACGCGACGGCACCGGACACGAAACTGGAATCCTCCGGTGGACTCGGCATCGATGTCGCCGCCGACTACGCCAGGACCGGTGTCGACTATCTCGCCGTCGGCGCGCTGACGCACTCGGTCCGGGTGTTGGATCTCGGCCTGGACATGTAG
- a CDS encoding alpha/beta hydrolase family protein produces the protein MRPDVVVNGGCRLLASLLSITTMLALSWLGAPSASAEPECAAGAVAMRPIAVAVDGEQSHGWAYEPYQCSPGDLAPRSLIVAVHGFNEKAADYPDVMSSIARRTGATLLTLDQRGGNSVWKTGEWNPWAGWHDVVATTEWYKNEHPSVGRTMLWGWSQGGMTSGLALAHGPAGLFDYWVNTAGPSNAVDYWNLGNTLGLPQVAQIERDAGGCAPMDCPQAYADRSTAALAAKLTAERIFLVHGTADPIVPYQHSLDLKNGLAAAGQPYSMYTIVTGRGPDGAVLPGTHWIGPVWFQGACVVERVLTDREPMGGPAREYTTDVLAGIDTAPAPPPGATCAA, from the coding sequence GTGCGTCCCGATGTCGTGGTGAACGGCGGGTGTCGCCTGCTTGCCTCGTTGCTGTCGATTACGACAATGCTCGCGCTGTCGTGGCTCGGTGCGCCGTCGGCGTCGGCCGAACCGGAGTGCGCGGCCGGTGCGGTGGCGATGCGGCCGATTGCGGTTGCCGTGGACGGTGAGCAATCGCACGGCTGGGCTTATGAGCCATATCAATGCAGCCCCGGCGATCTCGCGCCGCGCAGTCTGATCGTCGCGGTGCACGGTTTCAACGAGAAGGCCGCCGACTATCCCGACGTCATGTCATCGATCGCGCGACGCACCGGCGCGACGCTACTGACGCTCGACCAACGCGGCGGGAACAGCGTGTGGAAAACCGGGGAGTGGAATCCATGGGCCGGTTGGCATGACGTGGTGGCCACCACCGAGTGGTACAAGAACGAGCATCCCTCGGTCGGCCGGACCATGCTGTGGGGTTGGAGCCAAGGCGGCATGACGAGCGGACTTGCCTTGGCGCACGGGCCTGCCGGGCTGTTCGACTACTGGGTCAATACCGCCGGTCCGTCCAATGCCGTCGACTACTGGAATCTGGGCAACACCCTCGGCCTGCCGCAGGTGGCGCAGATCGAGCGCGACGCCGGTGGTTGCGCACCCATGGACTGTCCGCAGGCCTACGCCGACCGGTCCACGGCGGCGCTCGCCGCGAAGCTGACCGCCGAACGGATCTTCCTGGTTCACGGCACCGCCGATCCGATTGTGCCGTACCAGCATTCGCTCGATCTGAAGAACGGACTCGCGGCGGCGGGCCAGCCGTACTCGATGTACACGATCGTCACCGGCCGGGGTCCCGACGGCGCCGTCCTCCCCGGCACGCATTGGATCGGCCCGGTCTGGTTCCAAGGCGCCTGTGTGGTGGAGCGCGTGCTCACCGATCGCGAGCCGATGGGCGGCCCAGCCCGCGAGTACACCACCGACGTACTGGCTGGCATCGACACCGCCCCCGCGCCGCCACCCGGTGCCACCTGCGCGGCGTGA
- a CDS encoding winged helix DNA-binding domain-containing protein, giving the protein MRSIDVTERRARLAIRHRLAAATRSDDVAEIARSLVALHATDPATVFLSVGARSNTATPADVELALYTDRTLLRMLAMRRTMFVVPVELVPVLQASCADALAHKQRRNYGRYIEMAGVVDGDVQTWLAEVEAETHDALLARGAATGAQLSKDVPRLRTQVNTAPDKAYSKPTNITTWVLVTLGCEGRIVRGRPNGGWTSSQYTWAPIESWLPDGVPAMPIEQARAELIRQWLHAFGPAPITDIKWWTGWGLGEVRKALTDLDLVEVDLNGSTGLLLADDAEPVAAPQPWAALLPALDPTPMGWQSRDWYLGAHAPALFDRNGNVGPTIWWDGRIVGGWAQRKDGEIVYRLLEDVGADATAMIETEAARTADWFGDVRAIPRFRTPLERELTA; this is encoded by the coding sequence ATGCGTTCGATTGATGTGACCGAGCGGCGCGCTCGGCTGGCCATCCGCCACCGGCTCGCGGCGGCGACCAGGTCCGACGACGTCGCCGAGATCGCCCGGTCACTGGTCGCCCTGCACGCGACCGATCCGGCGACGGTGTTCCTGTCCGTCGGGGCGCGCAGCAACACCGCCACCCCGGCCGATGTCGAGCTGGCGCTCTACACCGATCGGACGCTGCTGCGCATGCTCGCGATGCGGCGCACCATGTTCGTCGTTCCGGTCGAGTTGGTTCCGGTGTTGCAGGCGTCGTGCGCGGATGCGTTGGCGCACAAGCAGCGACGCAATTACGGCAGGTATATCGAGATGGCGGGCGTCGTCGACGGCGATGTGCAGACCTGGCTCGCCGAGGTGGAAGCCGAAACGCACGACGCGCTGCTCGCCAGGGGCGCGGCCACCGGCGCGCAGCTGAGCAAGGATGTGCCCCGGCTGCGCACCCAGGTGAATACCGCGCCGGACAAGGCATATTCGAAGCCGACCAACATCACCACCTGGGTGCTGGTGACACTCGGCTGCGAAGGCCGCATCGTCCGCGGCCGCCCGAACGGCGGCTGGACCAGCAGCCAGTACACCTGGGCGCCGATCGAATCCTGGCTGCCCGACGGTGTTCCGGCGATGCCGATCGAACAAGCACGCGCCGAACTGATCCGGCAGTGGCTGCACGCCTTCGGCCCCGCCCCGATCACCGACATCAAGTGGTGGACCGGCTGGGGTCTCGGCGAAGTCCGCAAGGCACTCACCGACCTCGACCTGGTCGAGGTCGACCTGAACGGCAGCACCGGCCTGCTGCTCGCCGACGACGCGGAACCCGTTGCGGCACCGCAACCTTGGGCGGCCCTGCTGCCCGCCCTCGATCCGACCCCGATGGGCTGGCAGTCCCGCGACTGGTACCTCGGCGCGCACGCACCGGCCCTGTTCGACCGCAACGGCAATGTCGGCCCCACCATTTGGTGGGACGGCCGCATCGTCGGCGGCTGGGCCCAGCGCAAGGACGGCGAAATCGTCTACCGCCTACTGGAAGACGTCGGCGCGGACGCTACGGCCATGATCGAGACCGAGGCCGCCCGAACCGCCGACTGGTTCGGCGACGTCCGCGCCATCCCCCGCTTCCGCACTCCCCTCGAACGCGAACTGACCGCCTGA
- a CDS encoding SDR family oxidoreductase: protein MDINNSVALVTGANRGLGRALAQALLERGARKVYATARRPETVDLPDVEVIALDVTDAASVRAAAHAAPDVSLLVNNAGIQTGTDLVTGSLDSVRHELETNVFGGLAMIRELAPALAANGGGAVVNILSAMSWFGVNGANSYHLTKGAAWAMTNGVRRELAEQGTLVTAVHLGLADTDMAAGWTVNKLAPSDLAAAVLDGVENDSAEVLADQWSRDVKSRLPLTPEEFNTAMDRALAALTAA, encoded by the coding sequence ATGGATATCAACAACTCAGTCGCCCTCGTCACCGGAGCAAACCGCGGCCTGGGCCGCGCCCTGGCCCAGGCCCTGCTCGAACGGGGCGCCCGCAAGGTCTACGCGACGGCTCGTCGTCCCGAAACCGTGGATCTGCCCGACGTCGAGGTGATAGCTCTCGACGTCACTGACGCCGCATCTGTGCGCGCCGCCGCCCACGCAGCGCCCGACGTCTCGCTACTGGTCAACAATGCGGGCATCCAGACGGGCACCGACCTGGTGACCGGCTCGCTCGACAGCGTGCGCCATGAGCTGGAGACCAACGTGTTCGGTGGGCTGGCCATGATCCGGGAGCTCGCACCGGCGCTCGCAGCGAACGGCGGGGGTGCGGTCGTGAACATCCTTTCTGCCATGTCGTGGTTCGGGGTCAACGGCGCCAACTCCTACCACCTGACCAAGGGTGCCGCCTGGGCCATGACCAACGGGGTGCGCCGGGAGCTCGCCGAGCAGGGCACCCTCGTGACGGCGGTTCACTTGGGCCTGGCCGACACCGACATGGCGGCCGGGTGGACGGTGAACAAGCTCGCGCCGTCGGACCTGGCCGCCGCCGTCCTCGACGGTGTCGAGAACGACTCCGCCGAGGTCCTGGCCGACCAGTGGAGCCGGGACGTCAAGTCCAGGTTGCCGCTGACCCCGGAGGAGTTCAACACCGCGATGGACCGCGCCCTCGCGGCGCTGACGGCGGCTTGA
- a CDS encoding MerR family transcriptional regulator, translating into MTVTDTATEHLIRIGDVARGAGVSVRAVRYYEQQGLLTAERSPSGQRLYRQDAVTLVRFFQQMYAAGLTSRRIAELLPCWDSGHTDAEQRAMLRAERDRIQAKVDDLQAALDRLDEVIAITDTHP; encoded by the coding sequence ATGACCGTCACGGATACGGCGACCGAGCACCTGATCCGTATCGGCGACGTGGCGCGCGGCGCCGGTGTCTCGGTGCGCGCCGTGCGCTATTACGAGCAACAAGGGCTGCTCACCGCCGAGCGCAGCCCATCCGGCCAGCGCCTCTACCGGCAGGACGCCGTCACCCTGGTTCGCTTCTTCCAGCAGATGTACGCCGCTGGACTGACCAGCCGAAGAATCGCCGAACTCCTTCCATGCTGGGACTCCGGGCACACCGACGCCGAGCAGCGAGCCATGCTTCGCGCCGAGCGCGACCGCATCCAGGCCAAGGTCGACGACCTGCAGGCCGCCCTGGACCGCCTCGACGAGGTCATCGCGATCACGGACACGCACCCGTAG
- a CDS encoding ArsR/SmtB family transcription factor has protein sequence MPSATAAPDTRLPEPDRADLRLDQIFAALSDPLRLTMVQKLLTESPDTDRSCGWFNLKRPKSTLTHHFRVLREAGVTRQQRYGLERRSKVRIDDLEARFPGLLDLVRAWDPTP, from the coding sequence ATGCCATCGGCCACCGCAGCCCCCGATACCCGACTCCCCGAGCCGGACCGCGCCGACCTGCGTCTCGACCAGATCTTCGCCGCGCTCAGCGACCCGCTACGGCTGACCATGGTCCAGAAACTCCTGACCGAATCCCCCGACACCGATCGCTCGTGCGGCTGGTTCAACCTCAAGCGGCCGAAATCCACCCTCACCCACCACTTCCGGGTGCTGCGCGAAGCAGGCGTGACCAGACAGCAGCGCTATGGACTCGAGCGCCGCAGCAAGGTCCGCATCGACGACCTCGAGGCCCGCTTCCCCGGCTTGCTCGACCTGGTCCGCGCCTGGGACCCAACGCCATGA
- a CDS encoding MFS transporter, translating to MAMLAAHRESGRADRPKNGIVWLAAWPVMAVFVLSNAATPLYVVWQRELGFSAGTLTAIFAGYIVGLLGALLVAGVVSDRVGRKPVLLPAIALAMVACVLFATASSVAVLAVARLLTGVAVGAAVSAGMAAVTDVGGAARKRLAALAASSAMVLGAGFGPLLSGVLSETVPGPTVTIFIVEIALLVSAFGVVVRLDMPKGAGGRGPWIRIPAVAPGGRTAVLLGIAVFAPGITSTSFVLSLGPSLLAHLLGATNRVIAGGLAFVMFLGATGIQFAVRRLRVRAILLGGAVATTTSMLTLLLSLRLSSLALFGIAAVLAGIGQGLGQFGGLTAISASVGADRLAEANAAQNVGGYLPAAVLPVAAGFLSDAIGLTGGATAFAIVVSAAAVGGGVLVSLRSAAAV from the coding sequence ATGGCGATGCTTGCGGCGCACCGGGAGTCCGGGCGGGCGGACCGGCCGAAGAACGGCATCGTGTGGTTGGCGGCGTGGCCGGTGATGGCGGTGTTCGTGCTGTCCAACGCGGCAACGCCGCTGTACGTGGTGTGGCAGCGCGAGCTCGGTTTCTCCGCCGGCACCCTGACGGCGATCTTCGCCGGTTACATCGTCGGATTGCTCGGCGCGCTGCTGGTCGCCGGGGTGGTGTCGGACCGGGTCGGGCGTAAACCGGTGCTGCTGCCCGCGATAGCGCTGGCGATGGTGGCGTGTGTGCTGTTCGCCACCGCGAGTTCGGTTGCGGTGCTTGCTGTTGCCCGCCTGCTCACCGGAGTCGCGGTGGGCGCGGCCGTGTCCGCGGGGATGGCGGCGGTGACCGATGTCGGTGGCGCGGCGCGCAAACGGCTTGCCGCACTGGCGGCTTCGTCGGCGATGGTGTTGGGCGCCGGGTTCGGGCCACTGCTGTCCGGTGTGCTGTCGGAGACCGTGCCCGGCCCGACGGTGACTATTTTCATTGTCGAGATCGCGCTGCTCGTCTCGGCTTTCGGGGTAGTTGTGCGGCTGGATATGCCGAAAGGCGCGGGCGGGCGCGGGCCGTGGATTCGCATTCCCGCGGTGGCACCGGGCGGGCGGACGGCGGTGCTGCTCGGTATCGCGGTCTTCGCACCTGGCATCACATCGACCTCGTTCGTGCTGTCGCTGGGTCCGTCTCTGCTCGCGCATCTGCTCGGTGCGACCAATCGAGTGATCGCGGGCGGGCTGGCGTTCGTGATGTTCCTCGGCGCCACCGGAATTCAATTCGCGGTGCGGCGGTTGCGGGTGCGCGCGATTCTGCTCGGCGGCGCGGTCGCCACGACGACGAGCATGCTGACGTTGCTCCTGTCGCTCCGGCTGTCTTCGCTCGCGCTGTTCGGGATAGCCGCGGTACTGGCCGGGATCGGGCAGGGCCTGGGCCAATTCGGCGGCCTCACCGCGATCAGCGCCAGCGTCGGCGCCGACCGGCTCGCCGAGGCGAACGCCGCGCAGAACGTGGGCGGCTACCTGCCCGCCGCAGTGCTCCCGGTGGCTGCCGGATTCCTCAGCGACGCAATCGGTTTGACGGGCGGTGCGACAGCCTTCGCCATAGTGGTGAGTGCGGCGGCGGTCGGCGGTGGTGTTTTGGTCAGCCTGCGGTCCGCCGCTGCGGTGTAA
- a CDS encoding alpha/beta hydrolase family protein yields the protein MSALWGAFVVTGAVAPPAVAEPECSTQVAVRPVTLTVDGEDATGRVYEPFRCGPGDLPPTDLVVAVHGHDGSSADYAGYLTSISRRTGTPVLSMDLRSADSVWRTGEWNLWAGWRDIVAATQWYRDQHRSIARTVLWGWSQGGIMSGLAVAHGPRGLFDYWVDNYGPADDFTMWLGSSAVDPDLPAQIERDAGGCTPVVCPQAYVERSPALLAGRMDVRRAFLIHGTGDDVVPYATTLEMRAGLLAAGKPTSMYTIVTGRDLTGAVVPGDHSVGPAFFEGGCVVERLLLGTEPTDGLDRDYLVDVAHGIATAPAAPPDAKCAA from the coding sequence GTGAGTGCGCTGTGGGGTGCGTTCGTGGTGACCGGCGCTGTCGCACCGCCCGCGGTGGCCGAGCCGGAGTGCTCGACGCAGGTGGCGGTGCGGCCGGTGACGTTGACGGTGGATGGCGAGGACGCGACGGGTCGGGTGTACGAGCCGTTCCGGTGCGGGCCGGGCGATCTCCCACCGACGGATCTGGTCGTCGCGGTGCACGGGCACGACGGGTCGTCCGCCGACTATGCGGGCTATCTGACATCGATCTCCCGCCGGACCGGTACGCCGGTGCTGTCGATGGATCTGCGCTCGGCGGACAGTGTCTGGCGGACCGGCGAGTGGAACCTGTGGGCGGGCTGGCGCGACATCGTGGCAGCGACCCAGTGGTACCGGGACCAGCACCGTTCGATCGCGCGCACGGTCCTGTGGGGATGGAGCCAGGGCGGCATCATGAGCGGGCTCGCGGTGGCGCACGGACCGCGCGGACTGTTCGACTACTGGGTCGACAATTACGGTCCCGCAGACGATTTCACGATGTGGCTGGGCTCGTCCGCGGTGGACCCGGACCTGCCCGCGCAGATCGAACGCGACGCGGGCGGCTGCACGCCCGTTGTCTGCCCGCAGGCCTACGTCGAGCGTTCGCCCGCGCTGCTGGCCGGGCGGATGGACGTGCGGCGCGCGTTCCTGATCCACGGCACCGGCGACGATGTGGTGCCGTATGCGACGACGCTGGAGATGCGGGCCGGGCTGCTCGCCGCGGGCAAGCCGACCTCGATGTACACCATCGTCACCGGTCGCGACCTGACCGGCGCGGTGGTCCCCGGCGATCACAGCGTGGGCCCGGCTTTCTTCGAGGGCGGCTGCGTTGTCGAACGGTTGCTCCTCGGCACCGAGCCCACCGACGGCTTG